The Candidatus Nanopelagicales bacterium nucleotide sequence GCTGGCACCGGCAACCCGAAGCACAAAAGCATTGGGAACGGTGCGGCCCTGATCCAGGGAGATGTTGTCCACGTCGGGCAGCTGAGGCAGGTTCGCCCGATCCGGGCCAGCTGCGCCATCCTGCGGGCGGGTAGTCATTGCATTCACCTATCTTGTTGTTGGTCGGCGGTGAGGTGGGGATTCCTTCTGACGTGATCAAATCTAGGGTCCGGGTCTGACATTCCGAGGACGGATTTGCGGTCGCAAAAGCCCGCCAATAGGCCGAATGGGTGCACCGGCCAAATGGGTGCACCGGAGGGAACGGGTCGCGCTAGGGCCGCGACGGGTACGCCCCTTCAATGCAGATGCCCCACTTGGCGTCGCCACAATTCGCGACCTTCGGCAGCGCGAAGGTGTTCTTGCCGTCGCCGCCAAAGCGGCTGCCGAGAATCGTGTACAAGACCTGGTTGTTATTGAGCGACATGATTCGGCCGTCCGACTGGCAGGTAGGACTTGGGCAGTGGACCGGATCCGGTGAACAATGTGAGTCGACCGACGAAGCGGTCATAGCTATCGGCCCTGCTGGCCGGTTTGTTGTTCCAAGCATTTGACTCGCGGCGCGACCTTCCTGGCCAGTGCGGGTTCGGCGGTTACGCCATCGACGACCAGCGGACGGTTGCTACCAAGGAACGTGATCACCTGGCTGATCGGCCGACGAAATTCGTCCTTGATCGACACCCTCTAATCCTTGACTTAGTCCAAAGTCCGCGCAAGGCTGGGTCCATGCCGCCCGATGCCGTAGAACTGCTGCGGCAGCACGGCGTCCAGGTGACGGCCCAGCGCCTCGCGGTCATGCGCGCGGTCTCCGCGCATCCCCACATCACCGCCGACGGCGTCGCTGAATCTGTCAGGTCGGAGATCGGCACCATTTCGCGTCA carries:
- a CDS encoding tail fiber protein → MSLNNNQVLYTILGSRFGGDGKNTFALPKVANCGDAKWGICIEGAYPSRP